The following proteins come from a genomic window of Vallitaleaceae bacterium 9-2:
- a CDS encoding MgtC/SapB family protein — MGVGQITLRILLAIVVGGSIGYEREMRNRPAGFITHTLVCVGATVVSLMQMEMVHQTILLIEANPVLAQSMKADLGRVVAQVVTGVGFLGAGTIIVDKRSVKGLTTATTIWVVACIGLTIGMGYYAIAIIATVSIFFVMITLRRFESMAKDRMYQVKLTVSYKDQEFLEELLQFIHKKKVQIRDIKTDTEPEKGLFQCKLILYFGMSQKRERFFEELVSYEEVVYIKRG, encoded by the coding sequence ATGGGCGTTGGTCAAATAACGCTTCGTATTCTATTAGCGATTGTTGTCGGAGGAAGTATTGGATACGAGCGAGAAATGCGAAATCGACCGGCTGGATTTATCACACACACACTGGTATGCGTCGGTGCAACGGTTGTTTCTCTTATGCAAATGGAGATGGTTCATCAGACAATTCTACTTATTGAAGCTAATCCTGTACTTGCACAATCGATGAAGGCTGACCTTGGTCGAGTTGTTGCACAAGTGGTTACAGGTGTCGGATTCTTAGGTGCCGGAACAATTATTGTTGATAAACGTTCAGTAAAAGGGTTAACAACAGCTACAACCATATGGGTTGTAGCTTGCATTGGTTTAACCATTGGTATGGGGTATTATGCGATTGCAATTATTGCAACCGTTAGTATCTTTTTTGTGATGATTACTCTTCGTCGATTTGAGAGTATGGCAAAGGATAGGATGTACCAAGTCAAACTTACGGTTTCATATAAGGACCAAGAGTTTTTAGAAGAGCTTCTTCAATTTATCCACAAAAAGAAAGTGCAGATACGTGATATTAAGACGGATACCGAGCCTGAAAAAGGCTTGTTTCAGTGTAAGTTGATCTTGTACTTTGGGATGAGTCAAAAGAGGGAGCGGTTTTTTGAAGAGTTGGTCAGCTATGAAGAAGTGGTTTACATAAAACGGGGATAA
- a CDS encoding extracellular solute-binding protein has product MNKRKNFFGGLWLFIIISFVAVACVDDEPKERGLVIYSPHPIEFIDPIIAEFEKETGILVEIVRNGTGELISKIQHEQEEENYIGDVLWGGSIATLMNKKEVLFEPYQSQNEAFLRFKNTDGYMTRFSLMPSVIMVNSHLVGPGEIQGYQDLLKPEYKGEIAFANPELSASSYEQLLNQLWAMGDMEPDAGWDYVKALIDQLDGQLQSRSQDVYNGVTEGKYKIGLTFEEPAAKFKDNGAPVELIYPIEGTIVRPDSVAIIKHSDKVDEARQFIDFVTSYEIQELIATELSRRPVRQDVEASATLLDFDAMIVINDDLDWSASQKETLVNRFLSLYEETLSSKEQ; this is encoded by the coding sequence ATGAATAAACGTAAAAATTTCTTTGGAGGGCTATGGCTTTTCATAATTATTAGCTTTGTGGCTGTTGCATGTGTTGATGACGAACCAAAAGAACGAGGACTCGTCATCTATTCCCCGCATCCTATTGAATTTATTGACCCGATTATTGCAGAATTTGAAAAAGAAACGGGTATTCTTGTGGAGATTGTTCGAAATGGTACGGGAGAATTAATCTCAAAAATACAACATGAACAAGAAGAAGAAAATTATATTGGAGATGTGCTATGGGGTGGATCAATAGCTACGTTGATGAATAAAAAAGAGGTCCTGTTTGAACCCTACCAATCACAAAATGAAGCTTTTTTGCGGTTTAAAAATACGGATGGATATATGACGCGGTTTTCACTTATGCCAAGTGTTATTATGGTTAATTCTCACTTGGTTGGTCCAGGTGAAATACAAGGATATCAAGATTTGCTTAAGCCGGAGTATAAAGGGGAGATAGCTTTTGCTAATCCGGAGCTATCAGCATCTTCATATGAGCAGTTGCTTAATCAGCTATGGGCAATGGGGGATATGGAACCGGATGCTGGATGGGACTATGTAAAGGCTTTAATTGATCAACTGGATGGTCAACTTCAAAGCCGTTCGCAAGATGTCTATAATGGGGTCACAGAGGGCAAGTATAAGATTGGATTAACTTTTGAAGAACCGGCAGCTAAGTTTAAGGACAATGGAGCTCCGGTGGAACTGATTTATCCTATTGAAGGGACAATAGTCAGACCGGATAGTGTTGCCATAATTAAGCATAGTGATAAAGTGGACGAAGCGAGACAATTTATCGATTTTGTCACAAGTTATGAGATTCAAGAGCTTATCGCCACAGAGTTGAGTCGAAGACCTGTGCGACAGGATGTGGAGGCGTCGGCAACATTGTTAGATTTTGACGCTATGATTGTGATTAATGATGACCTGGATTGGTCTGCAAGCCAAAAAGAAACGCTGGTGAATCGATTCCTAAGCTTATATGAAGAGACGCTAAGTTCCAAAGAACAATAA
- a CDS encoding histidine kinase gives MKKHIYRDELRHLLITYTIVFILVSIVLMIIFVGVYTNIIVRRQTVESNDAISEVLTYEMEAYVQFLENVDAHSSVVQLFEDGRTEPIYESLYDFNNSREIQSVFYIVNPAGETIISNNNNNSPYNSIDIFLSGIFKEMSETRDIVFDNNKVQIDLSKRTVYSLGKAIYIDDTLQGYLLFELIEQDLLNNIENLSVDIFTITDQYYNSILTNNASILDDIGKLTIVKKYEDKITFKNTDYYFYEAQYLEYNIRVFTFSQLNFINELLVTTSLFMMLAMIIVVIIVVKISDILAQRKTKSIQEIIQFIDIVKEGNLDARIELKTNDEFEIIANQLNRMLERIGRQVKVNEELGERNKTAVIKQLEAQFNPHFIFNTLETLKYLIQFDAGKSMEMIIHFAKILRYSIDYEQDNIQLKDDLDYLRSYLQIQKYRYNKRLTYTIKYDDELAQAIVPKLILQPIVENCIVHGYKNKENLHIDIMIEEIDKAMVMYVKDNGDGISEESMQQIKANIQQVNNHSSSIGVNNVHQRLQLLYGGNYGVDIKSVFGEGTIVVVRIPIEM, from the coding sequence TTGAAAAAGCATATATATCGCGATGAGCTTCGCCATTTGCTAATTACATATACCATTGTTTTTATTCTCGTGAGTATAGTGCTGATGATTATTTTTGTTGGTGTTTATACTAATATTATTGTGCGTAGACAAACCGTTGAATCCAATGATGCCATTAGCGAGGTGTTAACTTATGAGATGGAAGCGTATGTTCAATTTTTGGAAAATGTGGATGCCCATTCAAGTGTTGTTCAATTATTTGAAGACGGACGTACGGAACCGATTTATGAAAGCTTATATGACTTTAATAACAGCCGCGAGATTCAAAGCGTCTTTTATATTGTAAACCCAGCCGGAGAAACAATCATCTCCAATAACAACAATAATTCACCCTATAATTCTATCGATATTTTTTTGTCGGGCATTTTTAAAGAGATGTCAGAGACAAGGGATATCGTCTTTGATAATAACAAAGTACAAATTGATTTATCAAAGCGTACGGTATATTCTCTTGGAAAAGCGATATACATAGATGATACGCTGCAAGGGTATCTTTTGTTTGAATTAATCGAGCAAGATCTTTTGAATAACATCGAAAACTTATCTGTAGATATCTTTACCATTACAGACCAATATTATAACAGCATACTAACGAACAATGCTTCAATTCTAGATGATATCGGTAAACTTACGATTGTGAAAAAATATGAAGATAAGATTACATTTAAAAATACGGATTATTATTTTTATGAAGCTCAATACTTAGAGTATAATATTCGGGTATTTACCTTTTCACAACTGAATTTTATCAATGAATTGCTGGTGACAACGTCACTTTTTATGATGTTGGCTATGATTATTGTGGTAATAATTGTTGTCAAAATCTCGGATATTTTAGCCCAAAGAAAAACAAAATCTATTCAAGAGATTATCCAGTTTATTGATATTGTCAAGGAAGGGAACTTAGATGCACGGATTGAGCTTAAAACTAACGACGAGTTTGAGATTATTGCTAATCAACTTAATCGCATGCTTGAACGCATAGGGCGCCAAGTCAAGGTGAACGAAGAACTGGGAGAGCGCAATAAGACGGCGGTTATCAAGCAGTTAGAAGCACAGTTTAATCCACACTTTATTTTTAATACATTAGAAACATTAAAATATTTAATCCAATTTGATGCGGGAAAATCGATGGAAATGATTATTCATTTTGCCAAAATCCTTAGATACAGCATTGATTATGAACAGGACAACATACAGCTAAAAGATGACCTAGATTATCTGCGAAGCTATTTGCAGATTCAAAAATATCGCTATAATAAACGACTGACATATACTATTAAATATGATGATGAATTGGCTCAGGCAATTGTACCGAAGTTAATTTTACAACCGATTGTAGAAAACTGTATTGTACATGGGTACAAAAACAAAGAAAACCTACACATTGACATTATGATTGAAGAAATCGATAAAGCCATGGTGATGTATGTAAAAGATAATGGGGATGGTATCAGTGAAGAGTCCATGCAACAGATCAAAGCCAATATACAGCAGGTAAATAATCATTCGAGTAGCATTGGCGTGAATAATGTCCACCAACGTTTGCAATTATTGTATGGTGGAAATTATGGAGTGGACATTAAGAGCGTGTTTGGAGAAGGTACTATAGTCGTTGTTCGTATTCCGATAGAAATGTAG